The proteins below are encoded in one region of Arenibacter algicola:
- a CDS encoding isoprenyl transferase encodes MDGNGRWAKEKGKLRVFGHEQGVKTVRRTVEDCARMGLEFLTLYTFSTENWNRPKLEVDTLMRLLVSSLKKELKTLNNNNIKLNTIGNIASLPNSAHKELLDVMEKTSGNTGMTLTLALSYGSREEIKNAVQQICVKVKNNIISPENIDETIINNHLYTQNLPDVDLLIRTSGEHRISNFLLWQIAYAELYFIDVFWPDFSEQHLLEAIKNYQNRERRFGKTSEQLT; translated from the coding sequence ATGGATGGTAATGGGAGATGGGCAAAAGAAAAAGGAAAATTAAGGGTTTTTGGCCATGAACAAGGGGTGAAAACCGTTAGGAGAACTGTGGAGGACTGTGCTAGAATGGGGTTGGAGTTTCTTACTTTATACACTTTTTCCACCGAGAATTGGAACAGGCCCAAATTGGAAGTGGATACTTTAATGCGGTTATTGGTTTCTTCGCTTAAAAAGGAATTGAAAACCTTGAATAATAATAATATTAAGTTAAATACCATTGGCAATATAGCTTCCTTGCCAAATAGTGCGCACAAGGAATTGTTGGATGTAATGGAGAAAACTAGTGGCAATACCGGCATGACTTTAACGCTTGCCCTTAGTTATGGGTCTCGGGAAGAGATAAAAAATGCCGTACAACAGATATGTGTCAAAGTTAAAAATAATATAATTTCTCCCGAAAATATTGACGAAACCATTATTAATAACCATCTTTACACGCAAAATTTACCAGACGTAGACTTGTTGATCCGTACCAGTGGAGAGCATAGGATCAGTAATTTCTTACTATGGCAAATTGCATATGCGGAATTGTATTTTATTGATGTATTTTGGCCGGATTTTTCGGAACAGCATTTATTGGAAGCCATTAAAAATTACCAGAACAGAGAACGAAGATTTGGAAAAACTAGCGAACAACTCACCTAG
- a CDS encoding BamA/OMP85 family outer membrane protein encodes MNRFMSLELFITLLSLIFTTVISAQDTSYEDGKRYILGGLEVTGLQSYNEQTVKTYTGLRIGQPITVPGDEISAVINKLWGLELFTDISFYITNIEGENVFLELNIIERPTLSNVTVYGVKKRKIDEILKDTDLKKGKKITESLIANSKNYIQNKYKKKGYLNAKVTIATAKDTTDANTQAMVINVKQGDKVKINDIVFEGNEQLSDKQLSKALKKTKQRKFYRFWKKSKYIQEDYKNDLVSLVDKYAEKGFRDARIISDTFVKVSDDLIDLKIKVEEGDKYYFGDIDFVGNTVYSDRQLAQMLGIKKGDTYNGVLLRKRIADDSKPDADDLTNMYQNYGYLFSSINPVEISAENDTINFEIRIIEGKETFLDHVTVIGNDKTNDHVIFRELRTRPGQRYSKADIIRSIRELGQLGFFDAEQIKPDIQNPDPNAGTVDIAYNLVEAGSSQIELQGGYGGGGFIGTLGLSFSNFSMKNLFKGEAYKPVPMGDGQTFALRLQASRTYRVYSLNFSEPWLGGKKPVRFNMSLSRTQQFYYNPYVSSKPDKSKQFSITGITAGLAKRVQWPDDYFTISHSIGYQLYNFQDYNLGLFNFGNGKSNSIAYTLGISRNAMDGGRIYPRSGSNFELTAKFTPPFSLFNNIDYKQLNEDQETAVEELDSDEIERIDQERFRWLEFYKVNFKGDWYTTLVDKLVLRTNAEFGFLGSYNEDVGKVPFERFYVGGDGMGTYTLDGRDVIALRGYENQSLTPYSTDPLSGGQVQDGGVVYNKYSLELRYPLTLKPSASIYGQVFLEAGNAFNNFQDFNPFELKRSAGVGLRIFMPAFGLLGIDFGYGFDQDYNPNSSGPSGWQTHFIIGQQF; translated from the coding sequence ATGAATAGGTTCATGTCCCTTGAACTTTTTATTACACTTTTATCCTTAATTTTTACTACAGTTATCTCTGCACAGGATACCTCCTATGAAGATGGTAAACGTTATATACTTGGAGGATTGGAAGTTACCGGATTACAAAGTTACAATGAACAGACTGTAAAGACCTATACGGGTTTAAGGATAGGGCAGCCCATTACCGTTCCAGGCGATGAAATAAGCGCCGTCATTAACAAACTATGGGGCTTGGAGCTGTTTACGGATATAAGTTTCTATATTACGAATATTGAAGGTGAGAATGTATTTCTTGAATTAAATATCATAGAAAGGCCAACACTTTCCAATGTAACCGTGTACGGGGTTAAGAAAAGAAAGATAGATGAAATCTTAAAGGATACCGATCTAAAAAAAGGGAAGAAGATAACCGAGAGTTTGATTGCCAATTCCAAAAATTATATCCAGAACAAATACAAGAAGAAAGGATACCTTAATGCCAAGGTTACCATTGCTACTGCAAAGGATACTACAGATGCCAATACACAGGCAATGGTCATTAATGTTAAACAGGGAGATAAGGTTAAGATCAACGATATTGTTTTTGAAGGAAACGAGCAGTTGTCCGACAAACAGCTTAGCAAGGCCTTGAAAAAAACCAAGCAAAGAAAATTCTACCGTTTTTGGAAGAAATCCAAATATATTCAGGAGGATTACAAAAATGATTTGGTTTCCCTTGTGGATAAATATGCCGAAAAGGGTTTTAGGGATGCACGTATTATTTCCGATACCTTTGTTAAGGTTTCTGATGATCTCATCGATTTGAAGATCAAGGTAGAGGAGGGAGACAAATACTATTTTGGGGATATAGATTTCGTTGGGAATACGGTGTATTCGGACCGTCAATTGGCCCAAATGCTCGGGATCAAAAAAGGGGATACCTATAATGGGGTGTTGCTGCGCAAGCGAATAGCCGATGATAGCAAACCCGATGCCGATGACCTGACCAATATGTACCAAAATTACGGATATCTGTTTTCCAGTATCAATCCTGTAGAAATCTCTGCCGAGAATGATACCATTAATTTTGAAATCAGGATTATTGAGGGCAAGGAGACTTTCTTGGATCACGTTACCGTAATAGGTAATGACAAGACCAATGACCATGTTATTTTTAGGGAGTTGCGTACTAGACCTGGGCAACGATATAGCAAAGCTGACATTATTAGAAGTATCAGGGAATTGGGACAATTGGGATTCTTTGATGCGGAACAAATAAAGCCGGATATCCAAAACCCTGATCCAAATGCAGGAACAGTAGATATAGCCTATAACTTGGTGGAAGCTGGCTCCAGCCAGATCGAGCTCCAAGGGGGTTATGGTGGTGGTGGTTTTATTGGTACATTGGGACTGTCCTTTAGTAACTTCTCTATGAAGAATTTATTTAAAGGGGAAGCTTATAAGCCGGTTCCTATGGGAGATGGGCAAACCTTTGCCCTGCGTTTGCAGGCCAGTAGGACCTATAGGGTTTATAGTTTAAATTTCTCCGAGCCATGGTTGGGAGGTAAAAAACCGGTTAGGTTCAATATGTCCTTATCCCGCACCCAACAGTTTTATTATAACCCCTATGTAAGTAGCAAGCCAGATAAAAGCAAGCAGTTTTCCATTACTGGAATTACGGCAGGTTTGGCAAAAAGGGTACAGTGGCCAGATGATTACTTTACCATTTCCCACTCTATAGGATATCAGCTATACAATTTTCAGGATTATAATTTAGGGCTTTTCAATTTTGGAAATGGAAAATCCAACTCTATAGCATACACCCTGGGAATATCTAGAAATGCTATGGATGGGGGGCGTATTTATCCAAGATCGGGATCTAATTTTGAGCTGACGGCCAAGTTTACACCTCCTTTTTCCTTATTCAATAATATAGACTATAAACAACTCAATGAAGATCAAGAAACAGCCGTTGAGGAATTGGATAGTGACGAAATAGAACGAATAGATCAAGAACGCTTTAGGTGGTTGGAATTCTATAAAGTTAACTTTAAGGGTGATTGGTATACTACTTTGGTAGATAAATTGGTTTTGAGGACCAATGCCGAATTTGGATTTTTGGGAAGTTATAACGAAGATGTAGGAAAGGTTCCTTTTGAAAGATTTTATGTTGGTGGGGACGGTATGGGTACTTACACTTTGGATGGTAGGGATGTTATTGCTTTAAGAGGGTATGAGAATCAATCCTTAACACCTTATAGTACGGATCCATTAAGTGGAGGACAAGTACAGGATGGTGGAGTTGTTTATAATAAATATTCCTTGGAGTTAAGATATCCCTTGACCTTAAAACCGTCTGCTTCCATTTATGGGCAGGTATTTTTAGAGGCAGGAAATGCCTTCAACAATTTTCAAGACTTTAATCCGTTTGAGTTAAAAAGATCTGCCGGAGTGGGGCTACGTATTTTTATGCCAGCATTTGGATTATTGGGAATTGATTTTGGATATGGATTTGATCAAGATTATAACCCCAATTCATCAGGACCTAGCGGTTGGCAAACCCACTTCATCATTGGACAACAGTTTTAA
- a CDS encoding OmpH family outer membrane protein, whose product MKSKVLLFLVVTMFAATISAQRTIRIGYVDMEYILENVEEYREANEQLAAKVQKWKLELDKEKGVIDQMKKDLMAEKVLLTEELISERQEEIQILEKEMFDYQQDRFGPEGDLVLQKRRLIQPIQDQVFNEVQKIGANKKYDFIFDKSADVVMLYSEKRHDISDLVLRGISRTRKISAPRNKQNARNSFEDIEDEDTEEIISDAILERQERAKQAEEARTKTAEENRAEQLRIREERKKAYEERRKKLLEEREAKRKKELEERSNKNDSEEEESTKDEE is encoded by the coding sequence ATTAAATCAAAAGTACTTTTGTTTCTAGTTGTAACTATGTTTGCTGCTACAATTTCGGCTCAAAGGACAATTAGGATAGGTTATGTGGATATGGAATATATCCTGGAGAATGTAGAGGAGTACAGGGAGGCCAATGAGCAATTGGCGGCCAAGGTGCAGAAATGGAAATTGGAACTGGATAAGGAGAAGGGGGTAATTGATCAGATGAAGAAGGATTTAATGGCAGAGAAAGTGCTGTTAACGGAGGAATTGATTTCCGAAAGGCAAGAAGAGATCCAAATCTTGGAAAAGGAGATGTTCGATTATCAACAGGATAGATTTGGTCCGGAAGGAGATCTGGTGCTTCAGAAAAGAAGATTGATACAACCAATTCAAGATCAGGTTTTCAATGAGGTGCAGAAAATAGGTGCAAATAAAAAATATGATTTTATTTTTGATAAATCGGCAGATGTTGTAATGTTGTATTCCGAGAAAAGACACGATATTAGCGATCTTGTTTTAAGGGGGATTTCGAGGACTAGAAAAATAAGCGCACCTAGGAATAAGCAGAATGCCAGAAATAGTTTCGAAGATATAGAGGATGAGGATACGGAAGAAATTATTAGTGATGCCATTTTAGAACGTCAAGAGAGGGCAAAGCAGGCGGAAGAGGCAAGGACGAAGACTGCAGAGGAAAACCGGGCAGAGCAGCTCAGGATTCGTGAGGAACGTAAAAAGGCATATGAAGAGAGAAGGAAAAAGTTGTTGGAAGAAAGGGAAGCCAAAAGGAAGAAGGAATTAGAGGAAAGAAGTAACAAAAACGACTCGGAAGAAGAGGAAAGTACAAAGGACGAAGAATAA
- a CDS encoding OmpH family outer membrane protein translates to MKQIKKIAVAIVLFVAATSFVNAQAKIAHIDVQKLLSEMPEMKAAEAELKKLQETYRADIESSMTELQNKYTQYKNESSSKSEEENQKRALELQGFEKNIGEAQQTAQQELQKKQGELLGPITEKAKKAIESVAAAQGIDYVMDATQGSGLIVAKGKDILPEVKKQLGF, encoded by the coding sequence ATGAAACAAATTAAAAAAATAGCAGTAGCCATAGTTTTGTTCGTAGCAGCTACTAGTTTTGTTAATGCACAGGCGAAAATTGCACATATAGATGTACAGAAATTGTTGTCTGAAATGCCGGAGATGAAAGCAGCCGAAGCGGAACTTAAGAAATTACAGGAAACGTATAGGGCGGATATTGAAAGTTCCATGACCGAACTTCAAAATAAGTATACCCAATATAAAAATGAGTCATCTTCAAAGTCTGAAGAGGAAAATCAGAAAAGAGCTTTGGAATTACAAGGTTTTGAGAAAAATATTGGGGAGGCACAACAGACTGCCCAACAAGAATTACAAAAGAAACAAGGAGAACTTTTAGGCCCTATCACCGAAAAGGCCAAAAAGGCAATCGAGTCTGTGGCAGCCGCCCAAGGAATTGATTACGTTATGGATGCTACCCAAGGTAGTGGACTTATCGTAGCCAAAGGGAAAGATATTTTGCCAGAGGTTAAGAAGCAATTAGGGTTCTAA
- a CDS encoding PVC-type heme-binding CxxCH protein → MFQNQIATKTLVIIMALGSFSSCKDQPKANIDFLSLSEQEKRNPEFALASMEVAEGLNLGLFASEPMVTNPTNMAIDAKGRIWVCEARNYRLFANPDNTYDDSGDRILILEDTDGDGKADTSKVFYQGEDINAALGIAVLGNKVIISVSPKVFIFTDEDGDDVPDSKEILFQGIEGVDHDHGVHAFVFGPDGRLYFNFGNNGKQLLDKNGEAVMDMHGQKILADGQPYREGMAFRMNMDGTNLEVLGHNFRNPYEITIDSYGGLWQSDNDDDGNRGTRINYVMEYGNYGYRDLLSGASWRERRTGWDNDIPKRHWHLNDPGTVPNLLQTGSGSPCGILFYEDNMLPQKFQNQPIHAEPGHNVVRAYIISESEAGYSAKIENLVKSKDNWFRPDDVTIAPDGSLFISDWYDGGVGGHKAEDIARGRIYRLSTSPEYRPVAIDPKTQDGAVKGLLSGNMDIFYQSWQKLHSMGEAAQPLLSELIAQGGIAKARALWIGSYIPTKSNDYIEIALMDEDPKYRMQGIRMARLKGTENLEKYLSLLADDKSAQVRREVAIALRFIGTETAAEQWAHLAAKHTTGDRWYLEALGIGADKFPELYFNAWKSNVGENWQSEAGKEIVWRIRAKESVPMLVSLIKDQKVQSTKLASYFRALNFKDHPSKNSYLMDMLTWSHPLKNQIQAYAIGQVDAKFVSSSPKNIKLVKEVLPKIEGTPEWIMAIKNLELKNQNEALFRVLANGSNTDIGKEAANLLLNNEGATLIGTFLHSQAPESSKMVILERLSGISNPTAIALLKENISSQELGHALTRKMIETLGNTGSGQEELYQMLKEDRLAEEFKTTTVLKLMTSWNNEIRTNAPKFLTAQGDGALDISKLVERKGNATHGKEVYATYCSSCHMAAGTGIEFGPELSDIGNKLSKQFLYSNIIYPSAGINFGFEGYSFKMKDGKTYKGYILSRTEDEITIKMMGGTQKILELQDISEQDALEQSLMTEGLANIMPEEDLVDLVAYLETLKVTTE, encoded by the coding sequence ATGTTTCAAAACCAAATTGCCACCAAAACTTTGGTAATTATTATGGCCCTGGGCAGCTTTTCTTCCTGCAAGGACCAACCAAAAGCAAATATTGATTTTCTATCGCTTTCAGAACAGGAAAAAAGAAATCCCGAGTTTGCCCTGGCCTCCATGGAGGTAGCGGAAGGATTAAATCTTGGGCTATTTGCTTCGGAACCTATGGTCACAAACCCTACCAATATGGCCATAGATGCCAAAGGTAGAATATGGGTCTGTGAAGCGCGGAATTACAGATTGTTCGCCAATCCTGATAATACCTATGACGATAGCGGGGATCGCATCCTAATTCTTGAAGACACCGATGGAGATGGCAAAGCCGATACTTCCAAGGTGTTCTACCAAGGAGAGGACATCAATGCAGCTTTGGGCATAGCCGTATTGGGAAATAAGGTTATCATATCGGTTAGTCCCAAGGTTTTCATCTTTACCGACGAGGACGGGGATGATGTACCGGATTCAAAAGAAATACTCTTCCAAGGCATAGAAGGGGTAGACCACGACCACGGGGTACATGCTTTTGTCTTTGGCCCAGATGGTAGACTTTATTTCAACTTCGGCAACAATGGCAAGCAATTATTGGACAAAAATGGCGAGGCCGTTATGGACATGCATGGTCAAAAAATATTGGCGGATGGCCAGCCCTACAGGGAAGGGATGGCTTTTAGAATGAATATGGACGGAACCAATCTGGAGGTTTTAGGGCATAATTTTAGGAACCCATATGAAATTACTATTGATTCTTATGGCGGTTTATGGCAATCTGACAATGATGATGACGGCAATAGGGGGACGCGAATAAACTATGTTATGGAATATGGCAATTATGGATATAGGGATTTGTTGTCGGGTGCAAGCTGGCGGGAGAGAAGAACAGGATGGGATAACGACATCCCCAAAAGGCATTGGCATTTAAACGACCCGGGAACCGTCCCCAATTTGCTACAGACCGGATCCGGATCCCCATGTGGCATCCTTTTTTATGAGGACAATATGTTGCCTCAAAAATTTCAAAACCAGCCCATACATGCCGAACCCGGCCATAATGTGGTCCGTGCTTATATTATAAGCGAATCAGAAGCGGGTTATTCCGCTAAAATTGAAAATCTGGTAAAGAGTAAAGACAATTGGTTTAGGCCGGACGATGTTACCATTGCACCCGACGGCTCCCTTTTTATTTCCGATTGGTATGATGGGGGCGTTGGCGGACACAAGGCGGAAGACATTGCACGGGGAAGAATTTACCGATTGTCCACTTCCCCGGAATATAGACCAGTTGCTATAGACCCCAAGACGCAAGATGGAGCGGTTAAAGGACTTCTTTCCGGAAACATGGACATCTTTTATCAATCTTGGCAAAAATTGCATTCCATGGGCGAAGCTGCCCAACCCCTTTTATCCGAATTAATTGCCCAAGGGGGTATAGCCAAAGCCCGGGCATTGTGGATCGGTTCGTATATCCCTACCAAAAGCAACGACTATATAGAAATAGCATTAATGGATGAAGACCCCAAATATAGAATGCAGGGCATCCGAATGGCAAGACTTAAAGGCACAGAAAATCTGGAGAAATACTTATCCCTTTTAGCAGACGATAAATCGGCACAAGTCAGAAGGGAAGTAGCCATTGCACTAAGATTTATAGGTACCGAAACAGCAGCCGAACAATGGGCCCATTTAGCCGCTAAGCATACTACTGGTGACAGATGGTATTTGGAAGCCCTGGGTATTGGGGCGGATAAATTTCCTGAACTATACTTTAATGCATGGAAAAGCAATGTTGGGGAAAACTGGCAAAGTGAGGCCGGAAAAGAAATAGTGTGGCGCATCCGGGCCAAAGAATCGGTTCCTATGTTGGTATCTCTAATCAAAGATCAGAAGGTGCAATCTACCAAATTAGCTTCCTATTTTAGGGCCCTCAATTTTAAAGATCACCCTAGCAAAAACAGTTACCTAATGGACATGCTTACTTGGAGCCATCCCCTTAAAAACCAAATTCAGGCATACGCTATAGGGCAAGTGGACGCCAAATTTGTATCTAGTTCGCCCAAAAATATTAAATTGGTCAAAGAAGTGCTTCCCAAAATTGAAGGAACACCGGAATGGATCATGGCCATCAAAAACTTGGAGTTAAAAAACCAGAATGAGGCCCTGTTTCGCGTATTGGCCAACGGGTCCAACACTGATATTGGCAAGGAAGCCGCCAACCTTCTTCTCAATAATGAGGGGGCCACATTGATAGGCACGTTCCTTCATTCCCAAGCACCGGAATCTTCCAAGATGGTTATATTGGAGAGACTAAGCGGAATATCCAATCCAACGGCCATTGCACTGCTAAAAGAGAATATTTCCTCCCAGGAATTAGGTCATGCACTTACCAGAAAAATGATAGAAACACTGGGTAATACTGGATCCGGGCAGGAGGAATTATACCAAATGTTAAAGGAGGACAGATTGGCGGAAGAATTTAAAACAACAACAGTCCTAAAACTTATGACCAGCTGGAACAATGAGATAAGAACCAATGCCCCTAAATTCTTAACCGCTCAAGGGGATGGAGCCCTGGATATTTCCAAATTGGTAGAACGCAAGGGCAATGCTACCCACGGGAAGGAAGTTTACGCCACCTATTGCAGTTCCTGTCATATGGCTGCAGGTACAGGAATTGAATTTGGACCGGAATTATCCGATATAGGCAATAAACTTTCGAAGCAATTTTTATACTCCAATATTATATATCCCAGTGCTGGAATCAATTTTGGTTTTGAAGGTTACTCTTTTAAAATGAAAGATGGAAAAACTTATAAAGGATACATCTTAAGCAGGACAGAGGATGAAATAACCATAAAAATGATGGGAGGCACCCAAAAGATCTTGGAATTGCAGGATATAAGCGAACAGGACGCCCTGGAACAATCACTAATGACAGAAGGCTTGGCCAATATTATGCCGGAGGAAGACTTGGTAGATTTGGTAGCCTATTTAGAAACCCTAAAGGTAACAACGGAATAA
- a CDS encoding alpha/beta hydrolase family protein codes for MKKLLGLIAISFFGLTVYGQDNMLCVGSYWTEDEANIVMKKFASEWNDLESWEQRALRIKKGITDGMQLDKMPKITGNFNPIIRNTRIMEGYIVENIAIESFPGFFVTGNLYRPAEEKGKYAAILSPHGHMKDKRYTDYIQWRCAALARMGAVVFAYDMVGYAESTQVNHKMPIALLLQTWNSKRVLEYLLSRPDVDSERVGMTGASGGGTQTFVLTAIDDRIKVAAPVVQVSAHFFGGCVCESGMPIHKSADHQTNNVEIAALCAPRPLLLVSDGSDWTRNTPRIEYPYIQKVYALYDAEHKVENVHLPAERHDYGYNKRTALYNFFDHHLDLNAGKIPYAEGYKEDFVTILPPEDLMVFGKDSLRPKNALEGDEAVMAYLKIKGIQPQGKP; via the coding sequence ATGAAAAAATTACTCGGACTTATTGCAATTTCATTTTTTGGTTTAACCGTTTATGGTCAGGATAACATGTTGTGTGTTGGAAGTTATTGGACAGAGGATGAGGCAAATATTGTGATGAAAAAATTTGCCTCTGAATGGAACGACTTGGAGTCCTGGGAACAAAGGGCGTTAAGAATTAAAAAGGGTATTACAGATGGTATGCAACTGGATAAAATGCCGAAAATAACGGGCAATTTTAATCCCATTATCAGAAATACCAGGATTATGGAAGGTTATATTGTAGAAAATATTGCCATTGAGAGCTTTCCAGGTTTCTTTGTTACTGGCAACCTGTATAGGCCTGCCGAAGAAAAGGGCAAGTATGCGGCCATTCTTAGTCCCCATGGCCATATGAAGGATAAAAGGTATACAGATTACATTCAGTGGCGTTGTGCTGCTTTGGCGAGAATGGGAGCGGTAGTTTTTGCCTATGATATGGTGGGTTATGCGGAAAGTACCCAAGTAAACCACAAAATGCCAATCGCCCTCTTATTGCAGACCTGGAACAGTAAACGCGTATTGGAATATTTGCTTTCCAGACCCGATGTGGATTCGGAACGGGTAGGGATGACAGGAGCCTCTGGAGGCGGTACCCAAACCTTTGTTTTAACAGCTATAGATGATCGAATAAAGGTAGCTGCACCTGTAGTACAGGTTTCTGCCCACTTTTTTGGAGGATGTGTTTGTGAGAGTGGAATGCCAATACACAAAAGTGCCGACCACCAAACCAATAATGTGGAGATAGCGGCCCTTTGCGCCCCAAGACCTTTATTATTGGTGTCAGATGGTTCCGACTGGACAAGAAACACACCAAGAATAGAGTATCCTTACATACAAAAGGTATATGCCCTATATGATGCAGAACATAAAGTGGAAAATGTTCATCTACCGGCCGAAAGACACGATTACGGATATAATAAAAGAACGGCTCTCTACAATTTCTTTGACCACCATCTTGATCTTAACGCCGGAAAAATACCTTATGCTGAGGGTTATAAGGAAGATTTTGTTACTATTTTGCCCCCGGAAGATTTGATGGTTTTTGGCAAGGATAGTCTTAGGCCCAAGAATGCCCTGGAGGGAGATGAGGCGGTTATGGCGTATTTGAAAATAAAAGGTATTCAACCTCAGGGCAAGCCCTGA